In the genome of Etheostoma cragini isolate CJK2018 chromosome 5, CSU_Ecrag_1.0, whole genome shotgun sequence, the window gttgaCACCTTAGGAGTGTGCATTGTCGAAGCTCGGCGGATCACCTTCTCTGCAGCTCTCAGCACCTTATTATAATAgaaaaatacattgtatttatatagctcttACACAGTCCTCaaaaacatttagaacagataaaaTAACAAGGCAACCTTATATacaaagacttttaaaaaaagaaaagaaaatcaaacctTCACTGTGCCTTGTGAAGGAATCACTAGGCCACCATTGTTTTTCAGGGCTAGAAAGTGGTAGCTGTTATCAAATGAAGATGGTACAGCATCTCTGACCAAGCTCGCACGGCACACATCACAGGACAGCTTTCGTAGAATCTGCCGGACAACAAACCCTGCTATGTAGACCAGTGCATTTTCCACCAGACCACCAAAACGAGTGGGGAGATACCTGTGGTCACACACAAGGGCCGAAATGTTGGCGAATGGAGATGGATGCTCTTCAGCAGTTTCAGGAGAGGACATCTCCACAGCGGACAGGGACACAGTGTTATCTTGGGCTGTCACATTGCCCGTCTCACCTGGTGAGACACCACACCGAACAATCAGATGGCGGAAGATAGCCTGGAACTGGCGTGCTGATGGATTGTTATTCCAGCAGCCTTGTATGGGAAAAAGGCACACAATACATAATTTACTTACAAGACATAAATATAGtcattaagtacattttcagaaTGTATTGTAATTAAAAGAACACCAACCCTACCTGACGCTCTGATTGAATTAAATAGAAGCTCCAAGTGATCCTGGCTGAACCTGTAGGTGAGCACATACCGCTGAACTTGGAGCAGTTCAGG includes:
- the LOC117944997 gene encoding uncharacterized protein LOC117944997 — protein: MLMIPELLQVQRYVLTYRFSQDHLELLFNSIRASGCWNNNPSARQFQAIFRHLIVRCGVSPGETGNVTAQDNTVSLSAVEMSSPETAEEHPSPFANISALVCDHRYLPTRFGGLVENALVYIAGFVVRQILRKLSCDVCRASLVRDAVPSSFDNSYHFLALKNNGGLVIPSQGTVKVLRAAEKVIRRASTMHTPKVSTVTHIVREDIGTEDVFLLEEHIEETQFGIDNHHSDLLSLVVSVFLKIRLHHIAKLTSLELQKGSTRKKLCKTLIAPAVYITLSGAGDRSKMAAPFLVSASRQ